The Apis mellifera strain DH4 linkage group LG3, Amel_HAv3.1, whole genome shotgun sequence genome includes the window aataaaaagaaaagtatttaaagtctaaaaaaaacttgtacAAAAAGCttacctttccttttttttcattattgttaataataataaacttgttCATCGAATATCACGCGCGATAGAAATGTGAAATTCGAACAACAATTCTTTCACACTGTCTATCTTTTGCCgttcaaaatgataattaaaaattgaaacaaaaatttccgatattaattttacgatcACGATAactttttaacatttctttaaaaattattgtttaattttatttgtccgTAAGATAGAATTGTACGATAACaacctcaaaaaaaaaaaaaaaaaaaaaaaaacggttgcgaagaagtaaaatattcgaaaacacGTTCGGTTATGCTTCATGCTAAACGACACGTCCTCCTTTCGTTCGTACACTCTTTCCGTATACGATTTTCCGCGCGatgttttattatcgattaatcatTATCATTGCCGAAAGGCAGGCTCACTGCTTAACCCATTAATACAATCCATTAAACAAACATTTAAAACATTCTTTAAAACgaatacgaataattattatagaaacagGGAATCCCATACGATTTCCTATACGATACGTAATGGCGATTATGGGCTCTATTGGGCTCGCCATTATCTACGGTTTCAAGGTAAACGTGAGCGTGGCCATCGTAGCTATGGTGAACCACACCGCTGTAAAGCTGTCCACGTTGCGTCAACTGGAATCGGGCAACGCGACTAATGTAATTACCGACATAGCCGATCAATGCCACCACCATGATATTTCTTCCAACACGACGAAAATCACCACCGAGGTATATAATTTGTCGtccaatttcattaaaataacgaATCACGAATTTGTGGAAtcattttcgaggaaaaatttttgaaaaaaatttcgcgaaTTGAATTTCGCGCCACACtgtgaacttttttttttttttttacttaatttatttaaaggatGGTCCATTCGTGTGGAACGAACCTTTACAAGGCCTTATCCTGTCATCCTACTTTTGGGGATACATGGTGTCTTTACTTCCGGGGGGACGAATGGCCGAGCTGTTATCCGCCAAATGGGTGATGAATGGATCGGTACTTCTAAATGTAGTGGCATCTATATTATCACCTGTTGCTGCACAAACGCATTATTCCCTCTTTATCGTGATGAGGTTTCTTCAAGGAATCGGTGGGGTTAGTCGgttaaaattgttcaatatttaattagaattaagtagaaaatatttttttttttttttttttaaattgcaggGTGTAACGTTTCCGGCAATGCACGTTATGATCGCTAAATGGGCGCCACCAAACGAGAGAAGCGTTCTTGCTTCGATCGTTTACGCGGGTAAaaacatgtgtatatatatattttttttaattgtacaaatatatattaatctctGTTCTTTTTAGGAACTGCACTTGGCACTGTGATTTCTATACTCTTAACGGGAATATTGGCTGCGAATTTCGAATGGGTGTGGATATTTTACATTGAAGGTGTACTTTGTCTAATTTGGTGCACCGTTTGGTGGATTATGATCGCGGATAGCCCAGAGGAACAAACGAAGCTTATCagtgaagaggaaaaaaattacattatgcAATCTTTAGGTCAAAATAGGAATAGCAATGAACATAAAGttcgtttaatattaaaaaaaaatttcatgattctatatatatatatatatatatatatatatatataatatattttgtgtcATTATTTAGAGACTATCAGTTCCATGGAGTGCAGTGTTACGATCTAAACCGTTTATGGCAATTTTAATTGCTCATTTCTGTAGTAATTTTGGATGGTACATGTTACTTATAGAGCTTCCTACTTTTATGAATCAAATACTGAAATTCGATATGAGTTCTGTGAGTAACTatctgtaaattaaaaattggaaatttaaacaatatcataattgtttaatacaataattttaattatcttttttattgaatagaaTGCTGGTCTTTCTTCCATGCCATTTTTATGTATGTGGATTTTCACTATGGTTCTTAGTAAGGTGTTGGCCATAATGcaggataaaaaattaatttcagtaacagtatcaagaaaaattgggacattattctgtaaatttatatattttggatatataaaataagttctatatattatattatattataataattattatatataattaaaatttttacttctaGCATCTGTTGTTCCCATGCTTTGTTTAATAGGAGTATCTTATGTTGGATGCAATCGTACATTAGCTGTTACTTTAATGACCATTGGAGTAACTTGTATTGGTGGAATGTACAGCGGATTTCTATCGAATCATATTGACATTGCTCCAAATTTCGCCGGTACTCTCGTTGCGATTACAAATTGTATTGCCACTATACCTGGATTTGTAGTGCCTATATTTGTTGGAAAATTAACGCACGGAAATGTATGTgtttaaatagtaaaatatcttatttcaataatgataatatcattattaacgttattattgttattcaatttcttttatagcaAACTATAGGAGCAtggagaattatattttttataactgttGTTTTGtacataattgaaataa containing:
- the LOC410920 gene encoding putative inorganic phosphate cotransporter yields the protein MTGKHNLKETGNPIRFPIRYVMAIMGSIGLAIIYGFKVNVSVAIVAMVNHTAVKLSTLRQLESGNATNVITDIADQCHHHDISSNTTKITTEDGPFVWNEPLQGLILSSYFWGYMVSLLPGGRMAELLSAKWVMNGSVLLNVVASILSPVAAQTHYSLFIVMRFLQGIGGGVTFPAMHVMIAKWAPPNERSVLASIVYAGTALGTVISILLTGILAANFEWVWIFYIEGVLCLIWCTVWWIMIADSPEEQTKLISEEEKNYIMQSLGQNRNSNEHKRLSVPWSAVLRSKPFMAILIAHFCSNFGWYMLLIELPTFMNQILKFDMSSNAGLSSMPFLCMWIFTMVLSKVLAIMQDKKLISVTVSRKIGTLFSSVVPMLCLIGVSYVGCNRTLAVTLMTIGVTCIGGMYSGFLSNHIDIAPNFAGTLVAITNCIATIPGFVVPIFVGKLTHGNQTIGAWRIIFFITVVLYIIEIIVYTIFGNGEEQSWNKTKVDEEISNQTLPLKEDFKK